A window of Brevibacterium ihuae contains these coding sequences:
- the dacB gene encoding D-alanyl-D-alanine carboxypeptidase/D-alanyl-D-alanine endopeptidase, producing the protein MEDTRGNRRQGDTRRAATRREARQRSGRARRSRVLPITAGVLALLLVGYGTADALDAAPGVLTLDDPIEVQPLPAPEAEAPAAGAAAQPVSALPDTAPIPQDLGSRLQSILDQDGMTGALSVDIRDALTGEVLYTADENSAKTPASVTKVLTAAAALGTLGADTRFRTTTALSGQDGTAGAVHLVGGGDVLLGTGESAPDRVMGHAGLATLAADTAAALAEEGIDTVTVSADLSRYTGPAFNPGWDRADIGNGYIAPIEPLMTDSALTSFDRGAPRQEEPAQVAVDAFADALGGHGITVETADPAPAPDGATELAAVESAPVAGVVGHLMLASDNVVSEAMGREVALALGKPGAAAEAPAAVIESLANQQLDTGSIALSDTSGLDYANRISAHDLTTILSTAAASDGDLSLLIPSMPVGGLSGTLFDRYLSDETEAAAGRVAAKTGTLRTVTSLAGSVLTQDGRLIVFSILADDLDPGSALAARQVVDEAVTAISDCGCP; encoded by the coding sequence GTGGAGGACACCCGAGGCAACCGCCGGCAGGGAGACACCCGGCGCGCCGCCACCCGGCGTGAGGCCCGGCAGCGCTCCGGTCGAGCGCGCCGCTCCCGGGTCCTGCCGATCACCGCAGGCGTCCTCGCCCTCCTCCTCGTGGGCTACGGCACAGCCGACGCCCTGGACGCTGCTCCCGGCGTCCTCACCCTCGACGACCCGATCGAGGTCCAGCCGCTGCCCGCCCCCGAAGCCGAGGCGCCCGCCGCCGGGGCTGCCGCCCAGCCGGTGAGTGCGCTGCCCGACACCGCGCCGATCCCGCAGGACCTCGGCTCCCGCCTGCAGTCGATCCTCGACCAGGACGGCATGACCGGGGCGCTCAGCGTCGACATCCGGGATGCGCTCACCGGGGAGGTCCTCTACACCGCCGACGAGAACAGCGCGAAGACCCCCGCGTCGGTGACGAAGGTCCTCACCGCCGCGGCCGCGCTCGGCACCCTGGGCGCCGACACCCGCTTCCGCACCACGACTGCGCTGTCCGGACAGGACGGCACGGCCGGCGCGGTGCACCTCGTGGGCGGCGGCGACGTGCTGCTCGGCACCGGCGAATCCGCCCCGGACCGCGTCATGGGCCATGCCGGACTCGCCACCCTCGCCGCGGACACCGCCGCTGCGCTCGCCGAGGAGGGCATCGACACCGTCACCGTGAGCGCCGACCTCTCCCGCTACACCGGGCCCGCCTTCAACCCCGGCTGGGACCGCGCCGACATCGGCAACGGCTACATCGCCCCCATCGAACCCCTGATGACCGACTCCGCACTCACCTCGTTCGACCGCGGTGCGCCACGCCAGGAGGAGCCCGCACAGGTCGCCGTCGACGCGTTCGCTGATGCCCTCGGCGGGCACGGCATCACCGTCGAGACCGCGGATCCCGCACCCGCCCCGGACGGCGCGACCGAGCTCGCCGCCGTCGAGTCCGCCCCGGTCGCGGGCGTCGTCGGGCACCTCATGCTCGCGAGCGACAACGTCGTGTCCGAGGCGATGGGCCGCGAGGTCGCGCTCGCCCTCGGCAAGCCCGGGGCCGCGGCCGAGGCGCCCGCCGCCGTCATCGAGTCGCTCGCCAACCAGCAGCTCGACACCGGCTCGATCGCGCTGTCCGACACCTCCGGCCTCGACTACGCCAACCGGATCTCCGCCCACGACCTCACGACGATCCTCAGCACCGCGGCCGCCTCCGACGGCGACCTCTCCCTCCTCATCCCGAGCATGCCGGTGGGCGGCCTGTCCGGCACCCTGTTCGACCGCTACCTGTCCGACGAGACCGAGGCGGCCGCCGGCCGGGTGGCGGCGAAGACCGGAACCCTGCGCACGGTGACCTCGCTCGCCGGGTCCGTGCTCACGCAGGACGGCAGGCTCATCGTGTTCTCGATCCTCGCCGACGACCTCGACCCGGGTTCCGCGCTCGCCGCCCGGCAGGTCGTCGACGAGGCCGTCACCGCGATCTCCGACTGCGGGTGCCCATGA
- the hpt gene encoding hypoxanthine phosphoribosyltransferase, translating to MDQNDLGTDIEKVLVTEAQIAHRLTEMASDIDRDYQGEDLLLVGVLKGAVMVMADLARALHSPVRMDWMAVSSYGSGTKSSGVVRILKDLDTDLKDQHVLIVEDIIDSGLTLSWLLTNLRSRGAASVEICTLLRKPEAVKVELDVRYVGFDVPNEFVIGYGLDYAEKYRNVPFVATLAPHVYE from the coding sequence GTGGATCAGAACGACCTGGGCACCGACATCGAGAAGGTCCTCGTCACCGAGGCCCAGATCGCCCACCGCCTCACCGAGATGGCCTCCGACATCGACCGGGACTACCAGGGCGAGGACCTGCTCCTCGTCGGCGTGCTCAAGGGCGCCGTCATGGTCATGGCCGACCTCGCCCGGGCGCTCCACTCCCCGGTGCGGATGGACTGGATGGCGGTGTCCTCGTACGGCTCCGGCACCAAGTCCTCCGGCGTCGTCCGTATCCTCAAGGACCTCGACACCGACCTCAAGGACCAGCACGTCCTCATCGTCGAGGACATCATCGACTCCGGCCTCACCCTGTCCTGGCTGCTGACGAACCTCCGCTCCCGCGGGGCGGCCTCGGTGGAGATCTGCACTCTGCTGCGCAAGCCGGAGGCGGTCAAGGTCGAGCTCGACGTGCGCTATGTGGGCTTCGACGTGCCCAACGAGTTCGTCATCGGCTACGGGCTCGACTACGCGGAGAAGTACCGCAACGTGCCCTTCGTCGCGACGCTCGCGCCGCACGTCTACGAGTGA
- a CDS encoding inorganic diphosphatase, translated as MELLATVEIPKGSRNKYEVDHETGHVKLDRYLYTSMAYPTDYGYFEDTLGLDGDPLDVMVLLTESVFPGCAVDVRPIGMFKMEDEAGGDDKVLAVVAGDPRWDAIQDIDDVDSFTRDAIEHFFVHYKDLEPNKFVKGSNWVGREEAEAEVQASLDRFQAAGEPTEPADREGRQGRDVEE; from the coding sequence ATGGAACTGCTCGCCACCGTCGAAATCCCCAAGGGTTCGCGCAACAAGTACGAGGTCGACCACGAGACCGGTCACGTCAAGCTCGACCGCTACCTCTACACCTCGATGGCCTACCCCACGGACTACGGCTACTTCGAGGACACCCTCGGCCTCGACGGCGATCCGCTCGACGTCATGGTGCTCCTCACCGAGTCGGTGTTCCCCGGCTGCGCCGTCGACGTCCGCCCGATCGGCATGTTCAAGATGGAGGACGAGGCCGGCGGCGACGACAAGGTCCTCGCCGTGGTGGCCGGCGATCCCCGCTGGGACGCGATCCAGGACATCGACGACGTCGACTCCTTCACCCGCGACGCGATCGAGCACTTCTTCGTCCACTACAAGGACCTCGAGCCGAACAAGTTCGTCAAGGGCTCGAACTGGGTGGGCCGCGAGGAGGCCGAGGCAGAGGTCCAGGCCTCGCTCGACCGCTTCCAGGCCGCCGGCGAGCCCACCGAGCCCGCGGACCGCGAAGGCCGCCAGGGCCGCGACGTCGAGGAGTGA
- a CDS encoding VOC family protein — protein MHLDHVSFASEHDGLQATAARISEKLGIEPYDGGVHPRFGTRNLIFPLADGHYLEVVEALEHPAALSTPFGQAVRARSELGGGWMGWCVSVSDLAPVEERLERKAVDGNRTPDDGVELLWKQIGVKGLIADPQLPFFIHWLSPATQHPSARGAGSGVTISALEIAGDRDRLREWLGTDEPKPIPEISIDWTAPHGTPGLMSVTFETPNGPVTL, from the coding sequence ATGCATCTCGATCATGTCTCCTTCGCCAGCGAACACGACGGCCTCCAGGCCACCGCGGCTCGGATCTCCGAGAAGCTCGGGATCGAACCCTACGACGGCGGCGTGCACCCCCGGTTCGGCACCCGCAACCTGATCTTCCCGCTCGCCGACGGGCACTACCTCGAGGTCGTCGAAGCCCTCGAGCACCCCGCCGCACTGAGCACCCCGTTCGGCCAGGCCGTGCGCGCCCGCAGCGAGCTCGGCGGCGGCTGGATGGGCTGGTGCGTGTCGGTGAGCGACCTCGCCCCCGTCGAGGAGCGCCTCGAGCGCAAGGCCGTCGACGGCAACCGCACCCCCGACGACGGCGTCGAGCTCCTGTGGAAGCAGATCGGCGTCAAGGGCCTCATCGCCGATCCCCAGCTGCCGTTCTTCATCCACTGGCTCTCCCCCGCGACCCAGCACCCCTCTGCGCGCGGCGCGGGGTCCGGCGTGACGATCTCCGCACTGGAGATCGCCGGCGACCGCGACCGGCTGCGCGAGTGGCTGGGAACCGACGAGCCCAAGCCGATCCCGGAGATCAGCATCGACTGGACCGCCCCGCACGGCACCCCGGGACTCATGTCGGTGACCTTCGAGACCCCGAACGGGCCCGTCACCCTCTGA
- the tilS gene encoding tRNA lysidine(34) synthetase TilS, whose amino-acid sequence MTGDRLPRLDRATAEIRNAVRAMLAEAPETTKATEAPETTTATEAPEASESTATPDAHEYILAVSGGADSMALAAACAHLGGARPAQTATGEARAPYAGGLRSTALPASDDAAPAGAATTARSAASPATARSSAAPATPRFHAVVVDHGLQPESAATAAEVVERLRALGLGAESVRVEVPTASGGIEAAARTARYAALERIRADRAATAILTGHTSDDQAETVLLGLVRGSGARSLAGMRPRTGRVWRPLLPITREQTSAACRAAGIAVWEDPMNADPRFARVRARARVLPVLESELGPGVARALARTAALLAADSDALEDLAATALAAHTSGPEVSAAARDLAPAVRTRALRDWLRAQAGTAQEVGARHVGEVDDLLCGRRSGAVSVPGDAAVVATSGGGVRFRRNGPDSGS is encoded by the coding sequence ATGACCGGAGACCGCCTGCCGCGCCTCGACCGCGCGACCGCCGAGATCCGCAACGCCGTGCGCGCGATGCTCGCCGAGGCGCCGGAGACAACCAAGGCGACCGAGGCGCCTGAGACAACCACGGCGACCGAGGCACCGGAGGCGAGTGAGTCGACCGCGACGCCCGACGCGCACGAGTACATCCTCGCCGTCTCCGGGGGAGCGGACTCGATGGCGCTCGCCGCCGCCTGCGCCCACCTCGGCGGCGCCCGTCCCGCGCAGACGGCGACCGGTGAAGCACGGGCGCCGTACGCAGGCGGTCTCCGTTCCACCGCGTTACCGGCGAGCGATGACGCCGCTCCTGCCGGAGCCGCCACCACCGCCCGGTCAGCCGCGTCACCCGCCACCGCCCGGTCATCAGCGGCTCCCGCCACCCCGCGGTTCCACGCCGTCGTCGTCGACCACGGCCTCCAGCCCGAGTCCGCCGCCACCGCCGCCGAGGTCGTCGAGCGCCTGCGCGCCCTCGGCCTCGGCGCCGAGTCCGTGCGGGTCGAGGTCCCCACCGCCTCCGGCGGCATCGAGGCCGCCGCTCGCACCGCCCGCTACGCCGCACTCGAACGGATCCGCGCCGACCGCGCAGCGACCGCGATCCTCACCGGCCACACGAGCGACGACCAGGCCGAGACCGTGCTCCTCGGCCTCGTGCGCGGCTCCGGAGCGCGCTCGCTCGCCGGGATGCGCCCCCGCACCGGCCGCGTGTGGCGCCCGCTGCTGCCGATCACCCGCGAGCAGACCTCTGCGGCCTGCCGGGCCGCCGGGATCGCCGTGTGGGAGGACCCGATGAACGCCGATCCCCGCTTCGCCCGGGTCCGCGCCCGCGCCCGCGTCCTCCCCGTCCTCGAATCCGAGCTCGGCCCCGGCGTCGCCCGTGCGCTCGCTCGCACCGCCGCCCTCCTCGCCGCCGACTCCGATGCGCTCGAGGATCTCGCGGCGACCGCGCTGGCCGCCCACACCTCGGGCCCGGAGGTGTCCGCTGCGGCCCGGGACCTCGCGCCGGCCGTGCGCACCCGGGCGCTGCGCGACTGGCTGCGCGCGCAGGCCGGGACTGCGCAGGAGGTCGGCGCCCGGCACGTCGGGGAGGTGGACGACCTGCTGTGCGGCAGGCGGTCGGGGGCCGTGTCCGTGCCCGGTGACGCCGCGGTCGTCGCGACCTCCGGCGGGGGCGTCCGGTTCCGGCGGAACGGCCCGGATTCCGGCTCCTGA
- the ftsH gene encoding ATP-dependent zinc metalloprotease FtsH has translation MAETKKSGTDVKKMARGPLVWIILAIIIVSIGTMLLSGGGFQRIDTDQGLKLLADGKVEQAKIVDNDQRVDLVLTEDFTVEDREYGNQVQFYYVAPRGEEVVTAVTEAAPAEGYTDEVPRQSWLTTLLLNLLPFVIIIAIFWFLLSQMGGGGKIMNFGKSRAKLVNKENPDVTFTDVAGVDEALEELEEIKEFLAEPKKFQEVGAKIPKGVLLYGSPGTGKTLLARAVAGEAGVPFYSISGSDFVEMYVGVGASRVRDLFEQAKNNSPCIIFIDEIDAVGRQRGAGMGGGHDEREQTLNQLLVEMDGFDATSNVILIAATNRPDVLDPALLRPGRFDRQISVEAPDMKGRQHILQVHARGKPLADDVDLAMVAKRTPGFSGADLANVLNEAALLTARMNRTVIDKHALDEAIDRVIAGPQKRTRLMNDKERLVTAYHEGGHALVAASMNDTDPVTKVTILPRGRALGYTMVMPSEDKYSTTRNELLDQLAYAMGGRVAEEIVFHDPTTGASNDIEKATGIARKMVTQYGMSEKVGMVKVGEDNSEPFAGKGYGHGIDYSQDTIGVIDAEVRGLIDDAHADAYWALTTNRDVLDRLAHELLEKETLDQHELAAIFAPVTKRPVREVWLASDDRPVSERGPIEIPERRQHPFAPEVMAGGSSTPGAEGPGADGPGAGGPGAGGPGAGGLAPPAGPPGGAGTLPPHPGPTPPGTQGPTPPPANPPGFGPDGQQGPGPQGPGPQGPASGGPQGPVH, from the coding sequence ATGGCCGAGACCAAGAAGAGCGGCACCGACGTGAAGAAGATGGCGCGCGGGCCGCTGGTGTGGATCATCCTCGCCATCATCATCGTGTCGATCGGCACGATGCTGCTGTCCGGCGGCGGGTTCCAGCGGATCGACACCGACCAGGGGCTCAAGCTGCTGGCCGACGGGAAGGTCGAGCAGGCGAAGATCGTCGACAACGATCAGCGCGTCGACCTCGTCCTCACCGAGGATTTCACCGTCGAGGACCGCGAGTACGGGAACCAGGTGCAGTTCTACTACGTCGCGCCGCGCGGCGAAGAGGTCGTCACCGCCGTCACCGAGGCGGCCCCGGCGGAGGGCTACACCGACGAGGTGCCCCGCCAGTCGTGGCTCACCACGCTCCTGCTCAACCTCCTCCCGTTCGTCATCATCATCGCGATCTTCTGGTTCCTCCTGTCGCAGATGGGCGGCGGCGGCAAGATCATGAACTTCGGGAAGTCGCGCGCCAAGCTCGTCAACAAGGAGAACCCGGACGTCACCTTCACCGACGTCGCCGGCGTGGATGAGGCGCTCGAGGAGCTCGAGGAGATCAAGGAGTTCCTCGCCGAGCCGAAGAAGTTCCAGGAGGTCGGCGCGAAGATCCCCAAGGGCGTGCTCCTCTACGGCTCGCCCGGCACCGGCAAGACCCTCCTCGCCCGCGCCGTCGCCGGCGAGGCGGGCGTCCCGTTCTACTCGATCTCCGGCTCGGACTTCGTCGAGATGTACGTCGGCGTGGGCGCCTCCCGCGTGCGCGACCTGTTCGAGCAGGCGAAGAACAACTCGCCGTGCATCATCTTCATCGACGAGATCGACGCCGTCGGCCGCCAGCGCGGGGCCGGCATGGGCGGCGGCCACGACGAGCGCGAGCAGACCCTCAACCAGCTCCTCGTCGAGATGGACGGCTTCGACGCGACGAGCAACGTCATCCTCATCGCCGCGACCAACCGGCCCGACGTCCTCGACCCGGCGCTCCTGCGCCCCGGCCGCTTCGACCGCCAGATCTCCGTCGAGGCCCCGGACATGAAGGGCCGCCAGCACATCCTCCAGGTCCACGCGCGCGGCAAGCCGCTCGCCGACGACGTCGACCTCGCGATGGTCGCCAAGCGCACCCCCGGGTTCTCCGGCGCCGACCTCGCGAACGTCCTCAACGAGGCCGCGCTGCTCACCGCCCGGATGAACCGGACCGTCATCGACAAGCACGCCCTCGACGAGGCGATCGACCGCGTCATCGCCGGTCCCCAGAAGCGCACCCGCCTGATGAACGACAAGGAGCGCCTCGTCACCGCCTACCACGAGGGCGGCCACGCGCTCGTCGCGGCGTCGATGAACGACACCGACCCCGTCACCAAGGTGACGATCCTGCCCCGCGGCCGCGCGCTCGGCTACACCATGGTCATGCCCTCGGAGGACAAGTACTCGACCACCCGCAACGAGCTCCTCGACCAGCTCGCCTACGCGATGGGCGGGCGCGTCGCGGAGGAGATCGTGTTCCACGATCCGACGACGGGTGCGAGCAACGACATCGAGAAGGCGACCGGGATCGCCCGCAAGATGGTCACGCAGTACGGCATGAGCGAGAAGGTCGGCATGGTCAAGGTCGGCGAGGACAACTCCGAGCCGTTCGCCGGCAAGGGCTACGGCCACGGCATCGACTACTCGCAGGACACCATCGGGGTCATCGACGCCGAGGTCCGCGGCCTCATCGACGACGCCCACGCCGACGCCTACTGGGCGCTCACGACGAATCGCGACGTCCTCGACCGGCTCGCCCACGAGCTGCTCGAGAAGGAGACCCTCGACCAGCACGAGCTCGCCGCGATCTTCGCGCCGGTGACCAAGCGTCCCGTGCGCGAGGTGTGGCTCGCGAGCGACGATCGCCCGGTGTCCGAGCGCGGGCCGATCGAGATCCCCGAGCGCCGACAGCATCCCTTCGCCCCCGAGGTCATGGCCGGCGGGTCGAGCACCCCCGGTGCCGAGGGGCCCGGCGCAGATGGGCCCGGAGCGGGCGGTCCCGGTGCCGGCGGACCCGGTGCCGGCGGTCTCGCCCCGCCGGCCGGACCGCCCGGCGGGGCCGGCACGCTGCCTCCGCATCCCGGCCCGACGCCTCCGGGCACTCAGGGTCCCACGCCTCCGCCGGCGAACCCGCCGGGCTTCGGACCGGACGGCCAGCAGGGACCCGGTCCGCAGGGACCCGGTCCGCAGGGACCCGCGTCCGGCGGCCCGCAGGGACCGGTGCACTGA
- a CDS encoding zinc-dependent metalloprotease: MSLISVPAVVGAAREVMPPGRLPEPSAARALVSDLREAADTATDLVLDAMRLPSDVEDTARSRLALGDTRVVDRLGWVRANAETFAGLLGGVQTPGGSGMFARVRDRAARTAASAELGGALALVGPRVLGQFDPFAGPAGVLYLVAPSVAEVEEALGVDPRDFRLWVALHERTHHVQFAAAPWLADHLRVRIDGLLGTVLGGSGVAPVHPSSPGEGLLDTLRALPRALAEGESLLDAVAGPGQTALLDEVGALMSLLEGHADVLMDTVGRKVIPGVSTIRRAFEARRRSATGLKAVVSTLLGVDEKIAQYARGADFVRAVVRDRGHAGLAAVWESPEHLPSAAEIAQPRLWLDRLPRPERT, encoded by the coding sequence ATGAGCCTGATCTCCGTCCCCGCCGTCGTCGGCGCCGCCCGCGAGGTCATGCCGCCGGGCCGGCTGCCGGAGCCGTCCGCCGCCCGCGCCCTCGTGAGCGACCTCCGGGAGGCCGCCGACACCGCGACCGACCTCGTCCTCGACGCGATGCGCCTGCCCTCGGACGTCGAGGACACCGCACGTTCGCGGCTGGCGCTCGGCGACACCCGGGTCGTCGACCGGCTCGGCTGGGTGCGTGCGAACGCGGAGACCTTCGCCGGACTGCTCGGCGGCGTGCAGACGCCCGGGGGATCCGGCATGTTCGCCCGGGTGCGCGACCGGGCCGCGCGGACGGCCGCGTCGGCGGAGCTCGGCGGGGCGCTCGCGCTCGTCGGGCCGCGGGTGCTCGGCCAGTTCGACCCGTTCGCCGGACCCGCCGGCGTCCTCTACCTCGTCGCGCCGAGCGTCGCCGAGGTCGAGGAGGCGCTCGGCGTCGACCCGCGCGACTTCCGGCTCTGGGTCGCCCTCCACGAGCGCACCCACCACGTCCAGTTCGCCGCCGCCCCCTGGCTCGCCGACCATCTGCGCGTTCGGATCGACGGCCTGCTCGGCACGGTGCTCGGCGGGAGTGGCGTGGCACCGGTACACCCGAGCTCCCCGGGGGAAGGGCTCCTCGACACCCTCCGCGCCCTGCCGCGTGCGCTCGCCGAGGGCGAGAGCCTCCTCGACGCCGTCGCGGGCCCCGGGCAGACCGCGCTCCTCGACGAGGTCGGAGCGCTCATGAGCCTCCTCGAGGGACACGCGGACGTCCTCATGGACACCGTCGGCCGGAAGGTCATCCCCGGCGTGAGCACGATCCGCCGCGCCTTCGAGGCCCGCCGCCGTTCGGCCACCGGACTCAAAGCCGTCGTCTCCACCCTGCTCGGCGTCGACGAGAAGATCGCCCAGTACGCCCGCGGCGCCGACTTCGTCCGCGCCGTCGTCCGCGATCGCGGGCACGCCGGCCTCGCCGCGGTGTGGGAGTCGCCGGAGCACCTGCCGAGCGCTGCGGAGATCGCGCAGCCGCGGCTCTGGCTCGACCGCCTACCCCGCCCCGAGCGGACCTGA
- a CDS encoding CPBP family intramembrane glutamic endopeptidase — protein sequence MPDETAHPEAGGPPAPRLGRPRWGWELTLVAALALGQSAVYALVRLIDISTRGPLTEAQARLNVEASPRPWFDLVYQLLGIGFALVPVLLVLFLLNRDRVWAAAGADLDGGPVALRGLSGRRTDAVADVRPAFRRIGFDLRRPGWDLGTGTLLFLVIGIGTLGVYATGRALGLTAEILPNNLQAYWWTVPVLLLSAAKNGVLEEVLLLGYGVDRLEKLRVGPWAIIIGLALFRASYHLYQGVGPFLGNVLMGLLFGWLYLRWRRVMPFVVAHTLIDAVGFLAPGILAAVDPL from the coding sequence ATGCCCGACGAGACCGCTCATCCCGAGGCGGGAGGCCCACCGGCTCCCCGCCTCGGCCGCCCGCGCTGGGGCTGGGAGCTCACGCTCGTCGCCGCGCTCGCCCTCGGCCAGTCGGCGGTGTACGCGCTCGTCCGGCTCATCGACATCTCCACCCGCGGACCGCTCACCGAGGCGCAGGCCCGACTCAACGTCGAGGCCTCACCCCGGCCGTGGTTCGACCTCGTGTACCAGCTCCTCGGCATCGGGTTCGCGCTCGTGCCGGTGCTCCTCGTCCTGTTCCTCCTCAACCGCGACCGGGTGTGGGCGGCGGCCGGGGCTGACCTCGACGGCGGTCCCGTAGCCCTGCGTGGCCTGTCCGGCAGGCGCACCGACGCTGTGGCGGATGTCCGGCCGGCGTTCCGGCGGATCGGGTTCGACCTCCGGCGTCCGGGCTGGGACCTCGGGACGGGGACGCTGCTCTTCCTCGTCATCGGGATCGGCACGCTCGGCGTGTACGCGACCGGCCGGGCGCTCGGGCTCACCGCCGAGATCCTGCCGAACAACCTCCAGGCCTACTGGTGGACGGTGCCGGTGCTCCTGCTCTCCGCGGCGAAGAACGGCGTCCTCGAGGAGGTGCTGCTTCTGGGCTACGGCGTCGACCGGCTCGAGAAGCTCCGGGTGGGACCGTGGGCGATCATCATCGGCCTCGCCCTGTTCCGCGCCTCGTACCACCTGTACCAGGGGGTCGGACCGTTCCTCGGCAACGTGCTCATGGGGCTGCTGTTCGGCTGGCTCTACCTGCGGTGGCGGCGTGTCATGCCGTTCGTCGTCGCTCACACGCTCATCGACGCCGTGGGCTTCCTGGCACCGGGCATCCTCGCCGCCGTCGACCCGCTGTAG